In Alphaproteobacteria bacterium, one DNA window encodes the following:
- a CDS encoding periplasmic heavy metal sensor, protein MTKNNWLTYYASLGLNILLVGFLLGRAIYHPPHGPFPGLRDGGPISELSGQMSDQGRALMRETFADIHDIHKNGREDIENARKAIAEAIGAPDWNAAALDKAEERMQSLMDENMKKSRARMRALLEKLTPQERKIIADHMRDGPPPPPPIP, encoded by the coding sequence ATGACGAAAAACAACTGGCTGACCTATTATGCCTCGCTCGGTTTGAACATTCTGCTTGTTGGCTTCCTTCTGGGCAGAGCAATTTATCATCCTCCACACGGGCCATTCCCTGGGCTGCGTGATGGTGGGCCGATATCGGAACTGTCCGGCCAAATGTCCGACCAAGGCCGCGCATTGATGCGTGAAACCTTCGCCGATATTCACGACATACACAAGAATGGGCGAGAGGATATTGAGAACGCGCGCAAAGCCATAGCCGAAGCTATTGGTGCACCAGACTGGAATGCCGCTGCCCTTGATAAAGCTGAAGAGCGCATGCAATCGCTGATGGATGAGAATATGAAAAAAAGTCGTGCGCGCATGCGTGCGCTGCTTGAAAAGCTCACGCCTCAGGAACGCAAGATCATCGCTGACCACATGCGCGATGGACCACCACCCCCACCGCCGATTCCATGA
- a CDS encoding sigma-70 family RNA polymerase sigma factor — translation MSENPETKMPCDEKLIEAIQAGDATAFERLVRRHGDRFFNLALRLSGSHADADDILQEAFMRLWRNPFAWKPEGGLFTTWFYRVLVNLFLDYRRRLRKTEGDDILTDIVDGSANAEDRLLHDEQGHALIKAVSQLPPKQNVAVQLYYYDDFSQAEAAAVMKMHVKAFESLLYRARQRLKKDLLRKEGQTSRKK, via the coding sequence GTGTCCGAGAATCCTGAAACAAAAATGCCGTGTGACGAAAAATTGATCGAAGCCATTCAGGCGGGCGATGCAACGGCCTTTGAAAGGCTCGTCCGGCGACATGGTGATCGTTTCTTTAATCTTGCCCTGCGTCTTAGCGGCTCCCATGCCGATGCCGACGATATTCTGCAGGAGGCCTTTATGCGTCTGTGGCGCAATCCTTTTGCATGGAAACCGGAGGGGGGACTATTCACCACCTGGTTTTACCGCGTTCTCGTCAATCTTTTTCTCGACTATCGGCGCCGCCTGAGAAAGACGGAAGGCGATGATATTCTGACCGATATAGTCGATGGATCTGCCAATGCAGAAGATCGACTTCTGCATGATGAGCAAGGCCATGCATTGATTAAAGCCGTTAGCCAATTACCACCTAAACAGAATGTGGCGGTTCAACTCTACTATTACGATGACTTTTCGCAAGCCGAAGCGGCCGCGGTTATGAAAATGCATGTAAAAGCCTTTGAATCGCTGCTTTATCGTGCTCGCCAGCGTCTCAAAAAAGACCTACTAAGAAAGGAAGGTCAGACTTCACGAAAGAAATAA
- a CDS encoding EF-hand domain-containing protein has translation MTSLSAISGGGMAHHAQMRQAMFSKMDSDGSGGISKDEFISARPKNVSEADSAALYAKIDTEGGNALTQDQLDAGMKANKPDGMGSMGSNLSSDMLSSLIGLLSNQGTKTQDTQSQNGSSSSDALFGKIDTDQNGKVTKEEFVDARPKGVSEEKAGELFASIDTDNAGSVTQSQFEASMPKGGPSSPPPPMGGMASSDDSELEDTLESILKKYGYTNSANDSTSTSESGTASTTATESNQTTALLQEFMKAAQSYNSSLNREATMQELTKASLFA, from the coding sequence ATGACGAGCCTAAGTGCAATTTCAGGCGGCGGGATGGCTCACCATGCGCAGATGCGTCAGGCCATGTTCAGTAAGATGGACAGCGATGGCAGTGGCGGCATCAGCAAGGATGAGTTCATCAGTGCGCGCCCAAAAAATGTAAGCGAGGCCGATTCAGCCGCGCTTTACGCGAAGATTGATACCGAGGGCGGCAATGCGCTGACTCAAGACCAGCTTGATGCTGGGATGAAAGCAAACAAGCCGGATGGTATGGGTTCAATGGGCAGCAATCTTTCCAGTGATATGCTCTCAAGCCTGATTGGTCTGCTTTCAAACCAAGGTACGAAAACGCAAGACACGCAGAGCCAGAACGGGTCGTCTTCCTCTGACGCGTTATTCGGAAAAATCGACACAGATCAAAACGGCAAGGTCACGAAAGAGGAGTTTGTCGATGCACGTCCCAAAGGCGTGAGCGAAGAGAAGGCAGGCGAACTTTTTGCTTCGATTGATACCGACAATGCCGGATCAGTCACGCAAAGCCAATTTGAGGCCTCCATGCCAAAAGGTGGCCCTAGCAGCCCGCCACCACCCATGGGCGGCATGGCTTCTTCAGATGACAGCGAGCTTGAAGACACGCTGGAATCCATTCTGAAGAAATATGGCTACACCAACAGTGCAAACGACAGCACCAGCACATCTGAAAGCGGCACGGCTTCAACGACGGCAACAGAGAGCAATCAAACCACTGCCCTTTTGCAGGAGTTCATGAAGGCAGCGCAATCCTACAACTCGTCGCTTAATCGCGAGGCGACTATGCAGGAACTGACAAAAGCATCCTTATTTGCATAA